The Neobacillus sp. OS1-2 genome includes a window with the following:
- a CDS encoding MMPL family transporter — translation MKSFLQAITDRVSTKRGMWITLSIWLVMTILLAMFAPSAKDYEVSRIDSLPDDAKSVIAQKKMDHYFPNNEGTPAILVFQSKEGQVEIAKLGEILDEVKRNDIAGIEQMIPIASLPPQAAAGFLSEDKTTALIPLTFDASLENKEIKESLTKVKKAIADTSEYKLYVTGPAGIATDSLDLFSRADLVLILSTVGLILILLIVIYRSPLLAFIPLLAAVFVYEVVNQILGIMGKAGLVLSNQTISIMSILLFAAMIDYSLFVFSRYREELTNHESKFDAMKEAMRETGMPVFFSGGTVLAAMLVLFFAQFGDYQNFAPTFATTMLVIMLASITLVPALFTLFGRKSFWPKVPRVGNRAVNQHVVWGKIGRFVTRKPGLSVAVIGIILLLSASNLFNLKFEFDTMKSFPEDMPSRQGFEILAKKFEPGDLAQTTVVFESTASVTADQQERLRKTLAEQPLVSDVRLGGKTEDNSVLYYSLTFAGNPYSIKTIDALEEIIGSTKQITTDSKVDGKLYFSGETAAKVDDRSVNDRDVIVIVLLETILIFGMLIILTKSVKMPIYMMGTILISFFAALGLGTFLSNLIFDIDSISNRVPLYAFVFLVALGIDYNIILISRFQEERATHSVKDAVEIAVKNTGGVISSAGIILAATFAVLMTQPIQLLFTFGFIVAVGILLDTFLIRGVLLPGLIVLLEKDKKVSENR, via the coding sequence ATGAAATCATTTTTACAAGCGATAACCGATCGAGTTTCAACCAAAAGGGGGATGTGGATTACCTTATCCATCTGGCTAGTTATGACCATCCTTTTGGCTATGTTTGCACCGAGCGCAAAGGATTATGAGGTTTCTAGAATTGATTCCCTACCAGATGATGCGAAATCTGTGATTGCTCAAAAGAAAATGGATCACTATTTTCCTAATAATGAAGGAACTCCGGCCATATTAGTTTTTCAATCCAAAGAGGGCCAAGTAGAAATTGCTAAACTAGGGGAAATTTTAGATGAAGTTAAGAGGAACGACATCGCTGGGATTGAACAAATGATTCCCATCGCATCCCTACCTCCACAAGCTGCAGCTGGTTTCCTATCAGAGGATAAAACAACGGCCTTGATTCCCCTTACCTTCGATGCTTCGCTGGAAAATAAGGAAATTAAGGAGTCATTGACAAAAGTCAAAAAGGCGATTGCAGATACATCCGAATACAAATTATATGTAACAGGACCAGCGGGAATCGCAACAGACTCTCTTGATTTATTTTCTCGTGCAGATCTTGTCCTTATTTTATCAACTGTCGGTTTAATTCTTATCCTATTAATCGTAATCTATCGTTCACCATTACTAGCATTCATTCCGCTTCTTGCGGCTGTCTTTGTCTATGAAGTCGTGAATCAAATCCTCGGAATCATGGGGAAGGCCGGGCTTGTCTTGAGTAACCAGACAATTTCAATTATGTCGATTCTTTTATTTGCGGCGATGATTGATTATTCCTTATTTGTCTTTTCCAGGTATCGCGAGGAACTCACGAACCACGAAAGTAAGTTTGATGCGATGAAGGAAGCAATGCGTGAAACAGGCATGCCCGTCTTCTTCTCAGGTGGAACCGTTTTAGCCGCCATGCTTGTGTTATTTTTTGCTCAATTTGGTGACTACCAGAACTTTGCTCCAACTTTTGCAACAACCATGTTGGTCATTATGCTGGCATCCATTACTCTTGTACCTGCCTTGTTTACGCTATTTGGGAGAAAGTCCTTCTGGCCTAAAGTTCCCCGCGTCGGTAATCGCGCAGTAAATCAACATGTTGTTTGGGGAAAAATTGGCCGCTTCGTTACCAGAAAGCCTGGTCTGTCCGTCGCTGTAATCGGGATCATTCTTTTATTATCAGCAAGCAATTTATTTAATCTAAAGTTTGAATTTGACACAATGAAATCATTCCCTGAAGATATGCCATCCCGCCAAGGCTTTGAAATTTTGGCGAAAAAGTTTGAACCTGGCGATTTAGCCCAAACGACCGTTGTATTCGAGTCAACTGCCTCAGTAACAGCTGACCAACAGGAACGTTTACGAAAAACATTGGCTGAACAGCCGCTTGTTAGTGATGTTCGCTTAGGCGGGAAAACGGAGGATAATTCCGTTCTTTATTATAGTCTGACTTTTGCCGGAAACCCGTATTCTATTAAAACCATCGATGCCTTGGAAGAAATAATTGGTTCCACCAAACAAATTACCACTGATAGCAAGGTGGATGGTAAGCTTTATTTTTCTGGTGAAACCGCAGCGAAAGTGGATGATCGTTCCGTAAACGACCGGGACGTCATTGTCATTGTGCTGCTGGAGACCATTTTAATCTTTGGAATGTTAATTATCTTAACAAAATCGGTTAAGATGCCCATTTACATGATGGGTACCATTTTAATCTCCTTCTTTGCAGCATTAGGGCTTGGGACATTCTTGAGCAACCTGATCTTTGATATTGATTCCATCAGTAATAGGGTTCCGCTTTATGCGTTTGTTTTCTTGGTTGCCCTTGGAATCGACTATAATATCATACTCATCTCAAGATTCCAGGAAGAGAGGGCAACGCATTCTGTTAAGGATGCTGTAGAAATTGCAGTTAAAAACACAGGCGGAGTCATCTCCTCTGCCGGTATTATTCTAGCTGCCACCTTTGCCGTATTAATGACCCAGCCGATCCAGCTGTTATTTACCTTCGGCTTTATTGTTGCAGTCGGAATCTTATTAGATACCTTCTTAATTAGAGGTGTCCTGCTGCCTGGATTAATTGTTTTATTGGAAAAAGATAAAAAGGTTAGTGAAAATAGATAG
- a CDS encoding TetR/AcrR family transcriptional regulator has translation MARERKFSRDELFQETKQLLLQHGYEGFTFSILADTLHVSRGALYKYFENKEELITNFIFYEMDQFLIHLKQLDLQLGFDAQFDFLLNLILSSSDIQKLIRIGQQIPGHNEKFEKLHVDMYQYLQDFIDRGKAEGKLRSDIPNNLLLGYIFQSVAIPNHGGTPHSTWVSSIKQIIREGMFTNT, from the coding sequence ATGGCACGTGAACGCAAATTTTCTAGGGATGAATTATTTCAGGAGACAAAACAGCTCCTTCTTCAACATGGTTATGAAGGATTTACTTTTAGCATTTTAGCAGATACTTTACACGTATCGCGCGGTGCCCTTTACAAATACTTTGAAAATAAAGAAGAGCTCATCACGAACTTTATTTTTTATGAAATGGATCAATTTCTAATTCATTTAAAGCAATTAGACCTACAACTTGGGTTCGACGCCCAATTTGATTTTCTTTTAAACCTGATATTATCATCATCAGACATTCAGAAACTCATCAGAATCGGACAGCAAATCCCAGGACATAATGAAAAGTTTGAGAAACTTCATGTTGATATGTATCAGTACTTACAAGACTTTATCGATAGAGGGAAGGCAGAAGGCAAACTACGGTCTGATATTCCAAACAACTTATTGTTGGGCTACATCTTTCAATCTGTAGCCATCCCTAATCACGGGGGGACCCCCCATTCTACTTGGGTTAGTTCCATTAAACAAATTATTCGCGAGGGAATGTTCACAAATACCTAA
- a CDS encoding CD3072 family TudS-related putative desulfidase, translated as MQRSKKILLVSHCILNQNTVIVDEARAEGAVLSAVEWAMKEGYGFLQLPCPEFTFLGLNRPSMTYEQYNTPEYREHCRKILNPVLLQAEDYLKNDYDIIGLLGIQSSPSCDPTRGIFIEELTAMFAEKGITLKTLWYLPNTSEPEFKGNLHFIK; from the coding sequence ATGCAGCGTAGTAAAAAGATCCTGCTAGTTTCTCATTGTATCTTAAATCAGAATACCGTCATTGTCGATGAGGCCCGTGCAGAAGGTGCTGTCCTTTCAGCTGTTGAGTGGGCAATGAAAGAGGGCTACGGATTTCTCCAGCTGCCATGCCCGGAATTTACCTTTCTTGGGCTGAATCGGCCATCGATGACCTACGAACAATACAACACACCCGAGTACAGAGAGCATTGCCGGAAGATCCTGAACCCTGTCCTTCTACAAGCTGAAGACTATCTGAAAAATGATTATGACATTATCGGTCTGCTAGGGATTCAGAGTAGCCCATCATGTGACCCGACTCGCGGCATTTTTATCGAAGAGTTAACAGCGATGTTTGCCGAAAAAGGAATCACATTGAAAACCCTCTGGTATTTGCCGAATACCAGTGAACCAGAATTCAAAGGTAATCTGCACTTTATAAAATAA
- a CDS encoding CD3073 family putative ECF transporter S component has protein sequence MKVSRTMILTYSAMGIALNVLLGTVVSSMKIPLLFLDTIGTVLVAVLFGPWWGALAGGLTNVVLGATTGPSAMFFGLVNIAIALVAGYMAKKFDFRKWYIALITGIMLSIIAPLIGTPIAVAVYGGLNGSGMDLVVLWLRSAGESVFASTFISRITGNFVDKIITCLLVMFMIARLPNLAKIVNKEKKNAA, from the coding sequence ATGAAAGTAAGTAGAACAATGATTTTAACTTATTCTGCAATGGGTATTGCTTTAAACGTACTATTAGGAACTGTGGTCTCATCAATGAAAATTCCTTTGTTATTCCTTGATACAATTGGTACGGTTTTAGTCGCCGTCTTATTCGGCCCATGGTGGGGAGCATTAGCCGGTGGACTGACCAACGTGGTCCTCGGTGCCACAACAGGTCCATCTGCCATGTTCTTTGGGCTTGTTAATATTGCTATTGCGTTAGTCGCAGGTTACATGGCGAAAAAGTTTGACTTCAGAAAATGGTATATCGCCCTTATCACCGGAATTATGTTATCTATTATCGCACCTCTTATTGGGACACCGATTGCTGTTGCCGTCTATGGCGGATTAAATGGAAGCGGGATGGATTTAGTCGTCCTTTGGCTGCGCTCAGCAGGAGAAAGCGTTTTTGCCTCTACCTTTATTTCACGGATTACCGGCAATTTTGTCGATAAAATCATTACGTGTTTGTTGGTTATGTTCATGATAGCCCGCTTACCAAATCTAGCAAAGATCGTGAATAAGGAGAAGAAAAATGCAGCGTAG
- a CDS encoding selenium metabolism-associated LysR family transcriptional regulator: MNFNKLEAFILVVEKRSFSEAAAALKSSQPTTSLKIKSLEEELGMELLERGTSGIQPTPAGKLVYQAAKEVAQRWRRLEDELHGLHDTLTGTLTIGASTIPGTYLVPNWIKTFRSLYPKVDVTIEIGDSKKILDRLLDHRIDIGIIGLEHESTKLQFRPIASDSLVLITPNGHPMIHSDDSEFSQIKQYDFVLREKGSGTRKVMEDYLTLHGCSLSDLHSVVSIGSTEAVIAAVEAGLGISFISKLAAMPAAKAGRIQIIEKFDPYLRNFYFTSLTDAADRPIIKEFTGLLFKQ; the protein is encoded by the coding sequence ATGAATTTTAATAAACTAGAAGCGTTTATTTTGGTTGTTGAGAAAAGGAGTTTTTCAGAGGCAGCTGCTGCCTTAAAAAGTTCACAGCCGACGACAAGCCTTAAAATAAAGAGTTTGGAAGAAGAGCTTGGGATGGAGCTTTTGGAACGAGGCACATCGGGAATACAGCCAACCCCTGCCGGAAAGCTTGTTTATCAGGCCGCTAAAGAAGTAGCACAAAGATGGCGAAGGCTGGAGGATGAACTTCATGGTCTTCATGATACATTAACCGGGACCTTAACCATCGGTGCCAGCACCATCCCTGGTACCTATCTTGTTCCAAACTGGATTAAAACATTCCGAAGCCTTTACCCAAAGGTAGATGTAACCATTGAAATTGGTGATTCTAAGAAAATCCTCGATAGACTGCTGGATCATCGAATTGATATAGGAATCATTGGCCTTGAGCATGAGTCAACCAAACTCCAATTCAGGCCGATTGCCTCTGATTCACTCGTATTGATTACACCAAATGGACACCCGATGATCCATTCAGACGACTCGGAGTTTAGCCAGATTAAACAATATGATTTTGTTTTAAGGGAGAAGGGATCAGGCACAAGAAAGGTAATGGAGGATTACCTGACACTTCATGGGTGTTCACTTTCTGATTTGCATTCCGTCGTCTCCATCGGCAGTACCGAAGCCGTTATCGCTGCAGTAGAAGCAGGACTTGGTATCAGTTTTATCTCGAAGCTAGCTGCCATGCCAGCCGCAAAGGCAGGTCGGATCCAGATTATTGAAAAATTTGATCCCTATCTAAGAAACTTTTATTTTACTTCTCTAACTGATGCGGCAGACCGCCCGATCATTAAAGAATTTACGGGGCTTTTATTTAAGCAGTGA
- a CDS encoding SAM-dependent methyltransferase has product MEANKESLTALVSCFARGYHALNSSKPIFNDWVAPLLLRDEEKQLISTNWANAIAFFDPEKSESLTSFDEKLEWVMNNQTVPQLVSRARYAEESLMSAIERGVRQYVILGAGLDTFAFRHKNLPEDFIIYEVDHPTTQAFKMKRLQEMGFAIPANIKFVPVDFKHDSLPEELKKSGYDSGQIAYFSLLGVVMYLEKHDFLKLLTAISEMSLNGSSFVFDYLDDTAFNERKASKKLIQMRQITAATGEAMVTGFDPFELDLELQDCQMLLYENLSPENIEELYFTDREDDLHAFDHFHFAHLVVHK; this is encoded by the coding sequence ATGGAAGCTAATAAGGAAAGTTTAACTGCATTAGTAAGCTGCTTTGCCAGGGGATACCATGCATTGAATAGCAGCAAGCCCATTTTTAATGATTGGGTTGCCCCTTTACTGTTACGTGATGAGGAAAAACAACTAATCAGCACCAATTGGGCAAATGCCATCGCCTTTTTCGATCCGGAAAAGAGTGAATCCTTGACATCATTTGACGAAAAATTAGAATGGGTGATGAACAATCAGACCGTTCCTCAATTAGTCAGCCGGGCACGATATGCAGAGGAAAGTCTCATGTCGGCGATTGAACGTGGAGTGAGACAATATGTGATTTTAGGTGCCGGCCTTGACACTTTTGCTTTTCGCCATAAAAACTTGCCGGAGGATTTTATCATCTATGAAGTCGACCACCCCACAACCCAAGCATTCAAAATGAAGCGCCTGCAAGAAATGGGTTTCGCCATTCCTGCAAACATAAAATTTGTTCCCGTTGATTTTAAACATGATTCCTTACCTGAAGAGCTGAAAAAAAGCGGCTATGATAGCGGGCAAATTGCCTATTTTAGCTTGTTAGGGGTTGTCATGTACTTAGAGAAACATGATTTTTTAAAACTCTTGACTGCCATTTCGGAAATGTCTTTAAACGGAAGCTCCTTTGTCTTTGATTATCTTGATGACACTGCGTTTAATGAAAGAAAGGCCTCAAAGAAGCTCATTCAAATGCGGCAAATTACTGCTGCCACGGGTGAAGCAATGGTTACCGGCTTCGATCCCTTTGAACTTGACCTCGAGCTGCAAGATTGTCAGATGCTTTTATATGAAAATCTTTCACCGGAGAATATTGAAGAGCTGTACTTCACAGACAGGGAAGACGACTTGCACGCTTTTGACCATTTTCACTTCGCCCATTTAGTTGTTCATAAGTAA
- a CDS encoding chloride channel protein produces MFSRIYYVEPLVMIATLLRWLFLATIMGAFVGTGTSLFLLLLYYSTGQTVHIPLWLQMVLLPLGGLLNGLILYYGYRHASKTNKDSTIAAVHEQSGVLPFKTMWVKPLTAIITLSCGGSAGKEGPCSHIGGSLASLFGLLFRLNPELQRRMVACGVSAGFASVFGTPIAGAIYGIEVLTIGRLRHDVIFPAVIAGVTSYRISTLWGLTYDYYPIRVASQFSEGLFIKIIIIGILCGLVSWLFIELFVQARTFFGFIQERFHIWKPLMPLMGGLVLSFLIFVLPTDYLGLSLPLMERALVGERVSYLGFLWKSLFVAITLGSGFYGGIVTPQFVIGALTGNVLAHLMGINPALGAAVGMVAVVAAASNTPIAAIFMGYELFGSLTGIYVVGACITAYIVIGHRSVYPDQLVAYPKSLWMYLQPGISLEREKIHVSYGLLRKIKRWQRRKPYSRFNKE; encoded by the coding sequence ATGTTTTCGCGGATCTATTACGTGGAACCGCTTGTGATGATTGCAACATTACTTCGGTGGCTTTTTTTAGCAACGATTATGGGGGCATTTGTTGGAACCGGAACAAGCCTATTTTTACTTTTATTATATTATTCAACAGGTCAAACAGTACATATCCCATTATGGCTGCAAATGGTGCTTCTGCCACTTGGCGGATTGTTGAACGGACTCATTTTATATTATGGATACCGCCATGCTTCGAAAACAAATAAAGACTCAACGATTGCCGCTGTACACGAGCAGTCTGGGGTTCTGCCTTTTAAAACCATGTGGGTAAAGCCGTTAACGGCGATTATTACGCTTAGTTGCGGAGGCTCAGCTGGAAAGGAAGGTCCATGTTCGCATATCGGTGGTTCGTTGGCGTCGTTATTTGGCCTTCTTTTTCGCTTAAATCCGGAACTTCAACGGCGAATGGTTGCCTGTGGTGTTAGTGCTGGGTTTGCTAGTGTGTTTGGCACGCCGATTGCAGGAGCTATCTATGGGATTGAGGTGTTAACCATCGGGCGGCTTCGTCACGATGTTATTTTCCCTGCTGTGATCGCAGGTGTCACATCTTACCGTATAAGCACGCTATGGGGACTTACATATGACTATTATCCAATACGGGTTGCATCACAGTTTTCAGAAGGGCTATTTATAAAAATAATCATCATCGGCATCCTTTGTGGACTAGTTTCGTGGCTCTTTATTGAGCTGTTCGTCCAGGCGCGCACATTTTTTGGCTTTATTCAGGAGAGGTTTCATATTTGGAAACCACTCATGCCTTTGATGGGTGGTCTTGTTTTATCTTTCCTTATTTTCGTGTTGCCGACGGATTACCTTGGGTTAAGCTTGCCGTTGATGGAGCGTGCTTTAGTAGGCGAGCGAGTGTCCTATTTGGGGTTTCTATGGAAATCGCTGTTTGTTGCCATCACGTTAGGGTCAGGATTTTATGGCGGGATCGTCACACCACAATTTGTGATTGGCGCCCTAACGGGAAATGTCCTTGCTCATCTAATGGGCATAAATCCTGCTCTAGGGGCAGCGGTTGGAATGGTTGCAGTTGTCGCTGCGGCATCAAATACACCGATTGCTGCCATATTCATGGGATATGAATTATTTGGCAGCTTAACTGGCATATATGTGGTCGGGGCTTGTATTACAGCGTATATTGTCATCGGCCACAGGAGCGTTTATCCCGACCAGCTTGTTGCTTATCCAAAGTCCTTATGGATGTATCTGCAGCCGGGAATATCATTAGAAAGGGAAAAAATCCATGTTTCTTACGGGCTGTTACGAAAAATAAAACGCTGGCAACGGCGGAAGCCTTACTCAAGATTTAATAAAGAATAG
- a CDS encoding sigma-70 family RNA polymerase sigma factor — protein MELDQAYLEHVNDLYRYLYSLSKDHFIAEDLVQEAFYRAYLHLEDYEISNIRAWLFKVAYHAFIDFQRKNKRLVIQAEMDESNSSRDTPEKKLLEKVGFQSLLKDIHSLKEAERHVLLLCDLHQLTYNEAAEILGMNLNTLKSHLHRGRRKVMEKVKERKKTDD, from the coding sequence GTGGAGCTAGATCAGGCTTACCTGGAACATGTCAATGATTTATACCGGTATCTATACTCCCTTTCAAAGGATCATTTTATCGCCGAGGACTTGGTTCAGGAGGCTTTTTACCGTGCCTATTTGCATCTGGAGGATTATGAAATCTCTAATATTCGTGCATGGCTATTTAAGGTTGCATACCATGCCTTTATTGATTTTCAACGGAAAAATAAACGTCTTGTTATTCAGGCGGAAATGGATGAGAGTAATTCCTCTCGGGATACGCCGGAAAAAAAGCTCTTAGAAAAAGTGGGCTTTCAATCATTATTAAAGGATATTCACTCGTTGAAAGAAGCAGAAAGGCACGTTCTCTTGTTATGCGATTTGCATCAGTTGACATACAACGAAGCGGCGGAGATTTTGGGAATGAATTTGAATACCTTGAAAAGCCATTTACATAGGGGCCGGCGGAAGGTCATGGAAAAAGTGAAGGAAAGGAAGAAGACGGATGACTGA